A stretch of Fundicoccus culcitae DNA encodes these proteins:
- the recU gene encoding Holliday junction resolvase RecU yields MVKYPSGHSPQPNGDTSNNESKTNYGGRGMSLEEKINQSNTYYLTKERAVIHKKPTPIQVVQVDYPHRSAVKITEAYYRQASTTDYNGVYKGKYIDFEAKETKNKTSFPLNNLPEHQREHMSNCIKHGGIAFLLISFKVRNEVYLIPYESIETQMASSNKKSLTYQFIQNNGYLCQTGVFPMLDYLSALDIYLEKLERSN; encoded by the coding sequence ATGGTAAAATACCCATCAGGTCATTCACCCCAACCAAATGGTGATACCTCAAATAATGAATCAAAAACAAATTATGGCGGACGTGGTATGTCGCTAGAAGAAAAAATTAACCAAAGCAATACTTATTACCTTACTAAGGAACGGGCTGTTATTCATAAAAAACCTACGCCCATTCAAGTGGTACAAGTAGACTATCCACATCGAAGTGCTGTAAAAATTACGGAGGCTTATTATAGACAAGCTTCAACCACTGATTATAATGGAGTATATAAAGGTAAATATATCGACTTTGAAGCCAAAGAAACTAAAAATAAGACGAGCTTTCCCCTCAATAATTTACCCGAACACCAACGGGAACATATGTCCAATTGTATTAAACACGGTGGCATTGCTTTCTTATTAATTTCTTTCAAAGTGAGAAATGAAGTCTATTTAATTCCTTATGAAAGCATTGAAACCCAAATGGCTTCATCGAACAAAAAAAGTTTAACCTATCAATTTATACAAAATAATGGTTATCTTTGCCAAACAGGTGTCTTTCCCATGCTGGACTACTTATCAGCATTGGATATTTATTTAGAGAAACTTGAGCGAAGTAACTGA
- a CDS encoding DnaD domain-containing protein has product MKSTIYDWLKSGHSMVPNILLNQFHKLNVTGDEFVLILYLMTQISNSQSSNQIDHMSISLGWDQQKIFDHLNSLMDKDYLAIELVPDQNGKQSDHYTLRPLFEKLDSVFFQKEEKITAVAEDTSLVSYFEKEFGRVLSPIELEVLNNWIVTDKYPEDLIKLALKQAVLNQAFSFKYIEAILLNWQKSNVRTVHEAEKQIEQFNQKHQTRAKQADDSQYDNIEIPILRYNQKDRFNSDS; this is encoded by the coding sequence ATGAAAAGTACGATTTACGATTGGTTAAAATCAGGACACTCAATGGTTCCAAATATCTTACTAAACCAATTTCATAAATTAAATGTTACTGGGGATGAGTTTGTACTGATTCTATATTTAATGACACAGATTTCAAATAGTCAAAGCTCTAATCAAATCGATCATATGTCTATTTCATTAGGTTGGGATCAACAAAAGATTTTTGACCATTTAAACAGTTTAATGGACAAAGATTATTTAGCGATTGAACTTGTTCCAGATCAAAATGGTAAGCAATCAGATCATTACACCTTACGTCCTCTGTTTGAGAAATTGGATAGTGTTTTTTTTCAAAAAGAAGAAAAAATAACAGCCGTTGCCGAAGATACGTCATTGGTTTCATATTTTGAGAAAGAATTTGGTCGCGTTCTATCGCCGATTGAACTGGAAGTTCTCAATAATTGGATTGTGACGGATAAATATCCAGAAGATTTGATTAAATTAGCGTTGAAACAAGCAGTTCTAAATCAAGCTTTTAGTTTTAAATATATCGAGGCAATTCTTTTAAACTGGCAAAAAAGTAATGTTCGCACAGTGCATGAAGCCGAAAAACAAATCGAGCAATTCAATCAGAAGCATCAAACAAGAGCAAAACAAGCTGATGATAGTCAGTATGATAATATTGAAATTCCTATCTTACGTTATAATCAAAAGGATCGATTTAATTCAGATAGCTAG
- a CDS encoding transglycosylase domain-containing protein — protein MATGSRIERKKYEKKNGRQSNRKQTPRPKGRKIIKTTLIVLIGLAFLTIIGGAGLFGYYAMGAPTVTMDDLRGQVSSKIYDNEGDLVLELGGQSRDLLEPDEIPQVLEDAVLAIEDSRFYSHLGVDPIRIVGSFLANLRAGEITQGGSTITQQLIKLSVFSTDFQDQTYERKAQEAWLALQLEQELSKEEILALYLNKIFYSNNTYGAKTAARNFFGKDIKDITLSEAALLAGIPQAPSDYDPYSNPEAAKERRDLVLAVMLDDGLISQQEHDEAVNQSIESMLVPLDNNEGEAPEFILNGYIDVVAQEVQDKMNINIYTDGVEVYTNLDADAQRHIYDLVNNNTEIGFTDDNMQTAVSVVDVDTGALVAVIGGRKLEVALGLNRANSLNRSVGSTMKPLSAYGPAIEYLNYSTGTLVVDEAYTYSDGTPINNYDFNYLGNQTMREALAGSRNIPALKMLQDVGLDNAYAFLQKMNINILNNNQRELVESNAIGGEVTPIQLAAAYATIANYGEYNEPTAVIRVVTSSGTVEEFTGQSRQAMKETTAYMLVDMLKDVPGTFASAAQIEGLNHAGKTGTTNYTDEQLAQLGLNSTDYAAPDGWYAGITPQYAMVAWVGYDNPTSPGNYLTLEETRIPQSIYRETMTFLMKDVPNTDWVMPSNIKRVEIEKYTDPISLPGPYTPTEMRSEEIFILGTEPTTQSLTYGRYLNGPTAFDASYIEDSQSIYVSWSGALDGNAQYELSLNGTVIYTGTGTSFTISAAADGEYVFRLRIVEGNSSSDTSVITVTLTTEAPPESEESSEESLSESASDPPAESEVPTESLPEESISDPAG, from the coding sequence ATGGCTACAGGGAGTCGTATCGAAAGAAAGAAATACGAAAAAAAGAACGGTCGACAGTCAAATCGCAAGCAAACTCCGCGTCCTAAAGGTCGAAAAATAATTAAAACCACGCTTATTGTGTTAATTGGTCTCGCCTTCTTAACCATTATTGGGGGTGCAGGCTTATTTGGCTACTATGCCATGGGAGCCCCAACGGTCACAATGGACGATTTAAGAGGCCAAGTATCCAGTAAAATCTATGATAACGAAGGGGATTTAGTTTTAGAATTAGGTGGACAGTCACGTGATTTACTTGAACCTGATGAAATTCCGCAAGTGTTAGAAGATGCGGTCCTTGCGATTGAAGACAGTCGTTTTTATAGTCATCTCGGTGTCGATCCCATTCGGATTGTTGGTTCATTCTTAGCCAATTTACGCGCTGGCGAAATTACCCAGGGGGGTAGTACGATAACCCAACAGTTAATTAAACTATCAGTCTTCTCAACTGATTTTCAAGATCAAACCTATGAACGGAAGGCACAAGAAGCTTGGTTAGCCCTCCAATTAGAACAAGAATTATCCAAAGAAGAAATTCTTGCATTATATTTAAATAAAATCTTCTATTCTAATAATACCTATGGAGCCAAGACGGCCGCAAGAAACTTTTTCGGCAAAGATATCAAAGATATTACCCTGTCAGAAGCTGCCTTGTTAGCTGGAATTCCTCAAGCACCTTCTGATTATGATCCTTATAGTAATCCAGAAGCAGCCAAAGAACGACGTGATCTTGTCTTAGCGGTTATGCTTGATGATGGTTTAATTAGTCAACAAGAACATGATGAAGCCGTGAATCAATCCATTGAATCCATGCTCGTTCCTTTGGATAATAATGAAGGTGAAGCACCGGAATTTATTTTAAATGGTTATATTGATGTCGTTGCCCAAGAAGTTCAAGATAAAATGAATATTAACATTTATACCGATGGTGTCGAAGTTTATACTAACTTAGACGCCGATGCCCAAAGACATATTTATGATTTAGTCAATAATAATACTGAAATAGGCTTTACGGATGATAATATGCAAACCGCTGTTTCAGTTGTTGATGTGGATACAGGTGCTTTAGTTGCGGTCATTGGTGGACGTAAACTTGAAGTCGCTCTTGGGTTAAATCGCGCAAATTCTTTAAATCGTAGTGTTGGGTCAACGATGAAGCCACTATCGGCTTATGGCCCTGCCATTGAATATTTAAATTATTCTACAGGGACTTTGGTCGTCGATGAAGCCTATACCTATTCCGATGGAACGCCTATTAATAACTATGACTTTAATTATCTAGGCAATCAAACAATGCGTGAAGCACTCGCTGGCTCAAGAAATATCCCTGCCTTAAAAATGCTACAAGATGTCGGCTTAGATAATGCCTATGCCTTTTTACAAAAAATGAACATTAATATTTTGAATAACAACCAAAGAGAATTAGTTGAATCCAATGCTATTGGTGGTGAAGTAACCCCTATACAACTAGCAGCTGCTTATGCAACCATCGCAAATTATGGTGAATACAATGAACCAACCGCTGTGATTCGAGTGGTAACTTCAAGTGGTACGGTGGAAGAGTTTACCGGCCAAAGTCGTCAAGCGATGAAGGAAACAACGGCTTATATGTTAGTTGATATGCTGAAAGATGTGCCAGGTACCTTTGCCTCTGCAGCTCAAATTGAAGGTTTAAATCATGCAGGTAAAACCGGAACAACCAACTATACCGATGAACAACTCGCTCAATTAGGCTTAAATTCAACCGACTATGCTGCCCCTGATGGTTGGTATGCCGGTATAACACCCCAATATGCCATGGTTGCTTGGGTCGGCTATGATAACCCAACATCACCCGGTAATTATTTAACCTTAGAAGAAACGCGGATACCACAAAGTATTTATCGTGAAACGATGACATTTTTAATGAAAGACGTGCCAAATACCGACTGGGTCATGCCTAGCAATATAAAACGTGTTGAAATTGAAAAATATACGGATCCGATTAGTTTGCCTGGTCCTTATACACCAACGGAAATGCGTTCAGAAGAGATCTTTATTCTTGGAACTGAACCAACAACCCAATCATTAACGTACGGACGTTATCTCAATGGTCCGACAGCTTTCGATGCTAGTTACATTGAAGATTCACAAAGTATTTATGTGAGCTGGTCTGGAGCGTTAGATGGTAATGCGCAATATGAATTGTCATTAAACGGTACAGTCATTTACACTGGAACAGGAACGAGCTTTACTATTTCAGCAGCTGCTGATGGTGAATATGTCTTCCGTCTACGCATCGTTGAAGGAAATAGTTCGTCCGATACGTCTGTTATTACCGTTACATTAACCACAGAAGCCCCGCCTGAGTCCGAGGAAAGTTCTGAAGAAAGTCTGTCTGAAAGTGCCAGTGACCCGCCAGCTGAAAGCGAAGTTCCCACTGAAAGCCTTCCAGAAGAGTCAATATCTGACCCAGCTGGTTAA